In the genome of Juglans microcarpa x Juglans regia isolate MS1-56 chromosome 6S, Jm3101_v1.0, whole genome shotgun sequence, the window TTTATTTGGCTTTTTTGTCAACCCCCTCCTTCCTCTTTATCCATTCTGTGCAGATCATGACAATGCAAAAAGAAATGCAGAAGCAGATGACAACAATGATTTCTGTTCCAGTTAGCAAAGAAGGTAAAAAACTAGAGACAAATCTAGGGCGAAGTATGGAGAAGGCTGTCAAAGCCAATACAGATGCTTTGTGGGCTCGCTTTCAAGAAGAGAATGCaaaaaatgagaagttattgcgAGACCGTACACAGCAAATAACAAGTTTGATTAATAACTTCATGAATAAAGACTTGCCGATGATGTTAGAAAAAGCAGTGAAGAAGGAAATGACGGCTGTAGGACCAGCTGTAGTTCGCTCAATTACTCCGGCCATTGAGAAGACAATATCTTCAGCTATTGTGGAGTCTTTTCAGGTTAAGATCTTCTTGTATACTTGCCTCTTCTATGAGACAGTTGTTGTTGCAGGATGTAACTGATGCTTTGTGCTTCAGAGAGGAGTCGCTGATAAGACAGTGAATCATCTGGAGAAATCTGtcaattcaaaacttgaagCTACTGTTGCTAGGCAAATCCAAGTACAGTTTCAAACGGCTGGCAAACAAGCTCTTCAGGTGCTTATTAAGTGGTGTGGATTACATGAATTATTGCTTAGGacatatgattattttaatgtGAATAGGATTTATACTATTGTCAACCTCGAAATGGTAACTCATGCTAATGACATGAACAAGCTATCTTTTATTGCAGGATGCTTTAAAATACTGTTTGGAAACATCAGTAATTCCTGCCTTTGAGATGTCATGTAAAGCTATGTTTGAGCAAGTAGATGCTACCTTTCAGAAAGGCATGGTTGAACATACAACTGCAGCTCAGCATCACTTTGAGTCTGCCCATTCTCCATTGGCACTTGCTCTAAGGGTGTGTATAATATCAGCAGTTCAGCACTGCATATCTATGAACTATATGGGGCCATTTGGACAGTGTGATTTTCATAGGCgtttttatattaaatcttgaatacttaatatttctatttctattctCTTTTTATCTGTGTCGGTATTTCTTTTTAAACCATGCCCCACTATTTTATGTATTGCACTTCTGTTTGTGGGAGATGATCTGTGAGATAAACTTAAAAACAGTTACGGTATGCTAGGGGAGTGATGACTGTTGGAAAAGAATGGGTTTATATTGGGTTGAATGGATGATAGACTTCTCCTCGGTTGAATTGTAGCTATAATATACTCTGCATAAGATAAGATTCATCTGGAGGACTTGTTACTGCatttatagaataaataaatatataaatctgGGGGACTTGTTACTGTCCTTGCCTATCTGTTGCTTGCAGCTCTCTATGCTTCTTGTTGTATTCTTAGATATGACTTTGCattttgatgttattatgcaggATGCCATTAATTCAGCATCATCTGTGGCTCAAACCTTAGGTGGCGAATTGCTTGAGGGTCAAAGAAAGCTATTATCTCTTGCAGCTTCAGGAGCAGACTCAAGTGCAGTAAATCCCTTGGTCTCCCAACTGAGCAATGGACCTTTGGGTGGTCTCCATGATAAGGTccactttgttttcttaattactTGTTGGTTTCTCTGTTAAGATGCAAAATAGCTATGAACCTGTAAGCAAAGGTCTTCAATATGTGgctaacaaatttcatatttttgtttttatgaatgtttAATTTGGCTGTACTGATTAGAAGCAATCATATCTGTGCATTAGGTCGAGGTTCCGGTTGATCCAACAAAGGAGCTATCAAGATTGGTATCTGACCGCAAATATGAGGAGGCTTTCACTACAGCCCTACAAAGAAGTGATGTTTCCATAGTATCCTGGTTATGTTCTCAGGTGTGCCATATAGTCGAGAAACAATTACTCCTAgtatgcttttatatatatatattttttttgtgttcaatATTGTCACATTTAAACTGTGTAGTTGCATCATCATCACTTTGATTTGGGGCTTAGTTTGCATTTTTtcattgattaattaaattaaaggtactttaatatttacttataaaaaaaaggtagtttaattataaacaaattttaattaattgtagTTGTTTGGGTTAGTTATAATCTGTCATTGGTTCtaaagtggatttttttttttgtgtgttggTTGGGCAATAGCCTATTTGAACTAGAAAGAACTCTGATGCGATCCTGacagaaaaaaaattgcagtcAGTTTTATGGAATGATTTGAGAGACATTCTGGTTTGGAATGTGGATGAGTTCTTTTTGAACTTGaaattgcttcttctttttgctGTCCTGTTGCAcagttttaataatattcacTCACCTCTCTTTAAtaacaactattttttttttctttgattcctTCTGCATACAATTTCCATTTCTGATATGCGACTCAACTTGTTAAGTGAAATCTGGTTGGAAAATTGTGGTAAATTAATGTCTCCGTGCTCCATTCTGCACCTTTCAGGTTGATCTTAGGGGGATTTTGTCAATGGTTCCGCTTCCTTTGAGCCAGGGAGTGCTGCTCTCTCTTTTGCAGCAGTTAGCATGTGATATAAGTAATGATACACCACGAAAACTTGCTTGGATGACAGACGTGGCTAACGCCATAATCCCAGCAGACCCAATGATTGCTGTGCATGTGCGGCCCATCTTTGATCAAGTCTATAAGATACTAAACCACCAACGTAGTTTGCCCACAATTACTGGTGCTGAGCTCTCAAGTATCCGCCTCCTCTTGCATGTCATCAACTCCATGCTGATGGCCTGTAAATGACTCTTACCTTCTCTGTCCTGTTGTGCAAAACGCATGAGGCAAgagtgttattttttttgttggtacaaagggagggagggagggagggagggagggagggtcCCAACCGTGTAAAATTGTCTTTAGAATATGTGATCAAAGAAAAATAGGCTAGGTTTTCCAGACTCATTTTAAATTTGGTTTTACTTGTCAAAGTTTGCTGCCGAAATGGAATTTTGCATTTTGAAGATCATGTCTAACCCCAGCCAATAGAGAGATACCCACCCACCCCAACACACACAAATCTTTCATATGTTTTGGAATGAGTATTTTCTTTCTATCAAAGTTTCTTCATAGCTGTTGACAAATTATTATGAAGATATAGTCTTAGGTATGTAAGTCTTGAgtattcctttttaaaaaatggataaatttagaatttacttgaaaaaattattttctaattgtgAATCTCACTCTTATTAAAATAAGTGTATGAGACTTGcacctatttattttttttatcggtaaataaaattttattgatcactCAAGTATATGGGACATATGCAGAGCGCTGCCTTAAAGggctagtttagtgatacaagaaaataCAGAAATTCATTCTATTGAAATCAATTACAACTGATCAAtgaagtaaagtattgaaaaataatttcctAAACTCTTCCATGATTgctctctatcttcaaagctAATTACAACTGATCAAtgaagtaaagtattgaaaaataatttcctAAACTCTTCCATGATTgctctctatcttcaaagcttttgctatttattttccttcaaatgcaccaccataagCATATTGGGCACattaagattttatatagtattatttaattattataaataattattataccTCGATTTTTTTGTTAggttcataaaaacataaaataaattaaaatttatccTTCTGCTATTATCTTTCTTGCAGAATAGCCTGGTCTGTCCCCGATAATGGTGTAAATGGGTAAAAGCAATCacttgatctataaataaattttataaaaattattaccgtataagataaaagaaataaaagattatttggtctataaataaattttataaaattaaatttataaatgcctaactattataaatataataaatcaaataattaaattatttttattataaattaaaataaatattttaaatggaggttatttttgttaaatctaaaattttcattattaatttcatgaattttgctacttatcattctaataattttttatttttttatttttattctcttattaaatgtgtggtgtatggattattttactaaaaaaataaaaaaaattatatataatatataatatgaagatGACGAATAAGATTTTTCACTCTGTCTTTTTCGAATCCAAaccaaatcttttttttcttaactcaAGTGTGTCGACCGTCACTCTGTCATACGGTAAAtagaatttctaattttaaaataaaatttgaataaaagacaGGAACTTTCCGGGAAACTGACGTGGGACGGCTACAGAAATATTACGGACTCAATGTCGATTAGTAGTTGGTTTCGTGCTTCCACGAAAGTCTTTGAAAACTACACCGAGAGCGAGGGAGTTTGGAACTTTGGATGAGAAAATCTGGACCGGTGGGCAATACATATTGCTTTGGTTTATTGGTTATCAATAGAAGatactgctctctctctctctctctctctctctctctctctctaggctATAACAAACGATTAAAGGGGAGAATCAACTCGCAAAAACCCGTCAATGTATCTATATCTATTACTTGcttatttttccttcatctcttttaagtatttttccGTGGGATTGTAAAGCTTGTATTTTTAGTTACTTCTGTTGATTTGATCTGCAGCTGATCGGAAATATCAGAGCAGACGACCCAAATTAGCAAGGGGGTAGTTTCTTTTAGTCATAGCAGACCCCAGATATTTCTTGGTGTGATTCTCCTGTTTTTGTGGGTATGTCTAAgtttaagtttaatattttattttattttttgagatttttgtattgttggacttctgttttttatattaaaaaatgggggaagattttttttttctcctacaCGTTGTACTGTTTTGAAAGTGTTATGTAGACCCCcacatgccaaaaaaaaaaggtagttgCTAGAGCCAAATGTTCCTTATGAAACTTACTCGTGCAAAGGAATGTAGTTTTtagtcttatattttcttttctatatggATTAAGAGGTTTGGGAAAAATCTGAATATAAAGGTTCATTTTTGTGtctgtttttcctctttattGCTAATGTTACGATCAATATTGTAGTATCAACTGCACCAGATGTTCGTTACTTTGACGTTGAGGAAACTACATCTAGTAGGCAATGCCCTCCAATGATTATGGAACAATTGACCTGTTATAAGTAGAAAATGGATTATAAGTTACAAACTGTCGACATGAAATCTCAACTTGAAGTAAGTCCTCAAActtcattatcatttttctgTTTGATGAATGGAACTTTATACTGCATATAGTGTTTTAACAacgttcttctttatcattacATACATTCACCTATAGTTATCAATGTTGTAAACATGATTATCAAATATATACATTTTACGTTTGTTTTCTGGGATTAACAGATGGGATCTCTTGATAGTAAATCAATTCATGAGTTCAACGAGAAGAGTCCTTTTAGCCCAGAAATAGATTCTCAGAAGTTGCATCCTATGCATGCTGCTAAGAGTGAATCGTGTGCTGTGGGTTCGCAAGCGGATAGGAATTTAATGTCAAGGACTCTTGTGTATAAAAGCATAAAGACTGTTGTTTTCTCTAGTAAGCTCAACTTGCTCATACCTTTTGGGCCATTAGCAATTCTTGTTGAGAAACTGACTGGCCATCATGTAAGTTGTAGCTCTTACTGCCTTGAATAATTTCAAACATTGTTTCCAGACTTCTCTGTCCGTTATTTTTCTTGTGGCTGTGGGTTACAGGGTTGGGTCTTCTTTCTGAGCTTGTTGGGTATAACACCTTTGGCTGAGCGTTTGGGTTATGCTACAGAGTAAGAGTTTGCGCtcctctaatttatttattttaaggatACGAATTGGTAAGTAGCTAATGTGATGGTTTCATTCTCGTTTAGGCAGCTAGCTTTCTACACTGGACCTacaggtaattttttttattatatttgaactCAAATTAGGAAATCTCAAGtcctatatatatgtcattttttttcacaagtcctagtcctatatatatgtcattttttttcacaagcCCTTTTTGGTTTATAACCTTGGAACTTCCAAATATCCTTTCAACTTTTTGTTGgatgtatttattaaaaaagtgttGGATGTCATATAATTTCTGCATTGTATGCTCTCATAAGACTTCAAACCACCATAATTTTCATTTGACTTCCCTCTCCCTTCTTATTGATCTCATTGAGAAAATCAGACTTGGAAAAAAAGATTTAAGTAGATAGTGCTGATATTGATTCCATATGCATCTTGATCAAGAGATCAAGATGTGATCAAGAGAAAATCACTCTTTTTCTGTTTTACTTTTTTAGTTTCCATTTTATTGGGCATATTCATATTTCATTTGAAGGATTCAAGGGGTGGCATTGGGTCTTAGGCAAAATTTTGCATGTCATAATTGTTATCTTTTCGCCATGTTCATATTATGGGCGCCAGTATGTAATCCTCCCAACATTGTGATCCACATGTGCCCAAAACATTTGGTTGTTGCTGGCATAATTTGTGTCATGTGCATTGTTCTTTCATCTAAAGGTTGGAGATCAGTACTGTgtctggatttttttattttattttatataacgTATTGGAATTCGCAGTTGGTGGCCTTCTGAATGCTACTTTTGGCAATGCAACGGAACTTATTATATCAATCTATGCACTTAGAAGTGGACTAATACGCGTTGTTCAGCTGTCATTATTGGGCTCAATTCTGTCAAACATGTTGCTGGTGCTTGGATGTGCTTTCTTTTGTGGTGGGCTTGTTTTTCATAAGAAGGAGCAGCTTTTTAATAAGGTGGGGATGCATTAGCATCTTTTCTTgaggttttatccttttaattTTAGTTGTCTTCCCTTTAACGCTAAAGCTGATTTATGTTGCCATGCAGGCAACTGCTGTTGTAAGCTCTGGATTGCTGTTGATGGCAGTCATGTGCCTGATTTTTCCAGCTGTTCTTCATTATACGCACACTGAGGTTCATTTTGGAAAGTCAGAGTTGGCTCTTTCAAGATTTAGCAGTTGCATTATGCTTGTGGCATATGCTGCATACCTCTTTTTCCAGCTAAAGAGTCAAGAGAATCTATGGGTATGTTTGGTTAAGAGAAATCTTGAGAatgtttgagaatttttttgatATGTATTGGTTATAGAATTTTGTGAAAGtagattgaaaatttgaatttttttaaacatgttttgtATTGGGGTTTATAAAAGTGGATAGGCAgagtttgtttgaatataattttttatgggtagtttttgttttgtttgttgtaaaagaaattttgatttttgtgttttttagttttccttAAAATCTAGACAAATGGTTGGATGAAAAgtttaaatagaattttatttgagattaaaaggtATTTGGATTGAATGTGAAAAggctttttaaaaatttagaaatttttttaactgtTAACCAAATGTGGCCTATAATGAGGTTGGTTATATTTGCCGTtgtacacacacatacacactctctctctctatccatcTATCTAGCTATCATCTTAtgtatattatacattagtgaCTTGCTAGGACTTTACTACTCTGCCTTGCTTTATTTGTCTATCTTGTATACttgtatattcatttttatgATTTGAATTGTATCGTTCAATTATTGATTTATGGTGTGATATCAACTTAGGAAGAGAATCAGCATGAAGAGGGCTCAGACAATGATGATGGTCCAGAGATATCTAAATGGGAATCAGTAATCTGGCTTTGTATTATGACTTCTTGGATCTCAATCCTCTCTGAACATGCAGTTCATGCAATAGaggtaatattttcttgttcttgcTTTCTCTCACTGATAAATTACTATTACATTTTTAAAGATCCATAAGTGTTAAAAGAATACATGCCATACGTGTCATTGTACTACACAACTTCAATGGCCTGAGCACCCCtgactttcttgtatcactagacAATC includes:
- the LOC121237800 gene encoding vacuolar cation/proton exchanger 5-like isoform X1 codes for the protein MDYKLQTVDMKSQLEMGSLDSKSIHEFNEKSPFSPEIDSQKLHPMHAAKSESCAVGSQADRNLMSRTLVYKSIKTVVFSSKLNLLIPFGPLAILVEKLTGHHGWVFFLSLLGITPLAERLGYATEQLAFYTGPTVGGLLNATFGNATELIISIYALRSGLIRVVQLSLLGSILSNMLLVLGCAFFCGGLVFHKKEQLFNKATAVVSSGLLLMAVMCLIFPAVLHYTHTEVHFGKSELALSRFSSCIMLVAYAAYLFFQLKSQENLWEENQHEEGSDNDDGPEISKWESVIWLCIMTSWISILSEHAVHAIEGASIAWNISISFISVIVLPIVGNAAEHASAIMFAMKDKLDISLGVAIGSSTQISMFGIPFCVVIGWIMGQPMDLNFQLFETATLFITVLVVAFMLQEGTSNYFKGLMLILCYLIVAASFFVHVDPSSVDADKELKT
- the LOC121237800 gene encoding vacuolar cation/proton exchanger 5-like isoform X2 → MSRTLVYKSIKTVVFSSKLNLLIPFGPLAILVEKLTGHHGWVFFLSLLGITPLAERLGYATEQLAFYTGPTVGGLLNATFGNATELIISIYALRSGLIRVVQLSLLGSILSNMLLVLGCAFFCGGLVFHKKEQLFNKATAVVSSGLLLMAVMCLIFPAVLHYTHTEVHFGKSELALSRFSSCIMLVAYAAYLFFQLKSQENLWEENQHEEGSDNDDGPEISKWESVIWLCIMTSWISILSEHAVHAIEGASIAWNISISFISVIVLPIVGNAAEHASAIMFAMKDKLDISLGVAIGSSTQISMFGIPFCVVIGWIMGQPMDLNFQLFETATLFITVLVVAFMLQEGTSNYFKGLMLILCYLIVAASFFVHVDPSSVDADKELKT